In Rhododendron vialii isolate Sample 1 chromosome 9a, ASM3025357v1, the following are encoded in one genomic region:
- the LOC131300899 gene encoding adenylate isopentenyltransferase-like: protein MRLPFFPPSSTTTTTTTYRHRTRIKLFSPAQMEYCHYHATTPRRQRRKIVIIMGPTGCGKSRLSIDLATRFFPSEVVNSDKIQVYRGLDITTNKIPMPDRRGVPHHLLGEIVDPHLTPSEYRSLAARSVSGISDGRKLPLVVGGSNSFIHALVANRFDPNSDVFHETEPDPVSKDLRYDCCFLWVDVAIPVLNQYLEKRVDEMLDSGMLEELEEYFDSGEFRESGESTGLRQAIGVPEFEPYFRKFPSHTIGTNREVDSMRRAAYEEAVRAIKDNTCQLAKRQAGKIQRLKGAGWDLRRLDATEVFRAAMGGLGSGSDSGSASGVWERQVVEPSVKIVKRFLAETRMLRIPTFHFGTMKRLGPLSCPYQSNCSP from the exons ATGCGACTGCCATTCTTCCCACCCagtagtactactactactactactacttacCGTCACCGCACCCGCATCAAATTATTCTCTCCTGCCCAAATGGAGTACTGCCACTACCACGCCACCACTCCCCGCCGCCAACGCCGCAAAATCGTCATCATCATGGGGCCCACGGGGTGCGGCAAGTCCCGGCTCTCGATCGACCTCGCCACGAGATTCTTCCCTTCCGAAGTCGTAAACTCCGACAAAATCCAAGTCTACCGCGGCCTGGACATCACCACCAACAAGATCCCAATGCCCGACCGCCGCGGCGTCCCCCACCACCTCCTCGGCGAGATAGTCGACCCCCACCTCACCCCCTCCGAGTACCGCTCCCTCGCCGCCAGGTCCGTCTCCGGCATCTCCGACGGTCGCAAGCTCCCCCTGGTCGTCGGCGGCTCCAACTCCTTCATCCACGCCCTCGTCGCGAACCGGTTCGACCCGAATTCGGACGTCTTCCACGAAACGGAACCCGACCCCGTGTCGAAAGATCTCCGGTACGACTGTTGTTTTCTCTGGGTGGACGTGGCAATCCCGGTCCTGAACCAGTATCTGGAGAAGAGAGTGGACGAGATGCTCGACTCGGGAATGCTCGAGGAGCTGGAGGAGTACTTCGACTCGGGCGAGTTCCGCGAGTCGGGCGAGTCGACCGGGCTGAGGCAGGCGATCGGGGTACCGGAGTTCGAGCCGTATTTCAGGAAGTTCCCATCGCACACGATTGGTACGAATCGCGAGGTGGATTCGATGCGGAGGGCGGCGTACGAGGAGGCGGTTAGGGCGATCAAGGATAACACGTGTCAGCTGGCGAAGAGGCAGGCGGGGAAGATCCAGCGGCTGAAGGGCGCCGGGTGGGACCTGCGGCGGCTGGACGCCACGGAGGTCTTTAGGGCGGCGATGGGGGGGTTGGGCAGCGGGTCGGATTCGGGTAGCGCGTCGGGTGTCTGGGAGAGGCAAGTCGTGGAGCCAAGCGTGAAGATTGTGAAGCGGTTCTTGGCGGA GACAAGGATGTTGAGGATTCCTACATTCCATTTTGGTACCATGAAAAGGCTAGGCCCTCTCTCTTGTCCTTATCAGAGCAACTGCAGCCCTTAG